In one Lachnospiraceae bacterium GAM79 genomic region, the following are encoded:
- the hisF gene encoding imidazole glycerol phosphate synthase subunit HisF produces the protein MHTKRIIPCLDVKNGRVVKGINFVNLVDAGDPVQVASAYDKAGADELVFLDITASSDQRNIVVDMVRRVAETIFIPFTVGGGIRTVDDFKAILREGADKVSVNSAAIDNPNLIAEAADKFGSQCVVLAIDAKKRPDGGWNIFKHGGRIDCGIDAVEWAMKAVELGAGEILLTSMDCDGTKAGYDIDLTRTIAENVNVPVIASGGAGTKEHFYDALTEGKAEAALAASLFHYKELEISDLKKYLSERGIPMRMI, from the coding sequence ATGCATACAAAGAGAATTATTCCATGTCTGGATGTGAAAAACGGACGAGTTGTAAAGGGTATTAATTTTGTAAATCTGGTAGATGCCGGAGATCCGGTTCAGGTTGCTTCAGCTTATGATAAAGCCGGTGCGGACGAGCTTGTATTCTTAGATATCACTGCATCCTCTGATCAAAGAAATATCGTAGTAGATATGGTCAGACGTGTGGCTGAGACGATCTTTATTCCATTTACGGTTGGCGGTGGTATCCGTACCGTTGATGATTTCAAAGCCATTCTCCGCGAAGGTGCAGATAAGGTATCGGTTAATTCAGCAGCGATCGACAATCCGAATCTGATCGCAGAAGCAGCCGATAAGTTCGGAAGTCAATGCGTGGTTCTTGCCATTGATGCAAAGAAACGACCGGATGGCGGTTGGAATATCTTCAAACATGGCGGTAGAATTGACTGCGGTATCGATGCAGTAGAATGGGCAATGAAAGCAGTTGAACTCGGTGCAGGAGAAATCCTACTAACCAGTATGGACTGTGATGGTACGAAAGCCGGATACGATATCGACCTTACCAGAACGATTGCAGAGAATGTAAATGTACCGGTTATTGCTTCCGGTGGAGCAGGAACCAAAGAACACTTCTACGACGCACTGACAGAAGGAAAAGCAGAAGCTGCACTCGCGGCATCATTATTCCATTACAAAGAGCTTGAGATCTCAGATCTGAAGAAGTATTTAAGTGAACGTGGCATCCCTATGCGGATGATATAA
- the hisH gene encoding imidazole glycerol phosphate synthase subunit HisH — MIAIIDYDAGNIKSVEKAVQFLGEEAIITRDRDVIMDSSGVILPGVGSFGDAMGKINEYGLKNVIYDVVDSGKPFLGICLGLQLLFKTSEETPGVTGLGIVDGQILRIPDAPGLKIPQIGWNSLDINPKARLFKGLPEHPYVYFVHSYYLKADHEEDVAASTFYSTNIHASIEHGNVFACQFHPEKSSTVGLQILKNFIELEA, encoded by the coding sequence ATGATAGCGATTATTGATTACGATGCAGGTAACATCAAAAGCGTCGAAAAAGCCGTACAATTTCTTGGCGAAGAAGCCATAATTACAAGAGACAGGGATGTCATTATGGACAGCTCTGGAGTTATTCTTCCGGGTGTTGGAAGTTTTGGCGATGCAATGGGAAAAATCAATGAATATGGATTGAAAAATGTTATTTATGATGTCGTTGATTCGGGAAAACCATTTCTGGGTATCTGTCTTGGACTTCAGTTATTATTTAAGACAAGTGAGGAGACACCGGGAGTAACAGGATTGGGAATCGTAGATGGACAGATCCTTCGGATTCCGGATGCACCGGGACTTAAGATTCCACAGATCGGATGGAACTCACTTGATATCAATCCGAAAGCAAGGTTATTTAAAGGACTTCCGGAACATCCATATGTATATTTCGTTCATTCGTATTATCTGAAGGCAGATCATGAGGAAGATGTAGCTGCATCCACATTTTACTCAACGAATATCCATGCTTCGATCGAACATGGTAATGTATTTGCCTGCCAGTTCCATCCGGAGAAAAGTTCAACCGTTGGACTTCAGATCCTGAAGAATTTTATAGAATTGGAGGCATAA
- a CDS encoding HipA domain-containing protein has protein sequence MPQLIDFSNCPVNVLSSYGGSDRKFGILYHGHPYMIKFTEKSHKLNELTTSNINNCISEYLGSSIAASINVPTHETLLGYYAGELVVACKDFCGFEYLCQEFSQFMRMQYDSADIGKLPKLEQIYEVYNNNPILSKLKESAIQRYWDTFIVDALLANFDRYIGDWAFLVNKKSGEVSLAPTYDYGSVLYPVIGDDGIVNVLSNDKEVLKQIYVFPNAALLINHTKANYCDILTSGYDTNCSNAIKRIVPRIDMESINSIIDETPIIPKLRKNFYKIMLNARKKLLLDKSLQAVNAKQFNSESLDRLKDGKPYTEELFEQDYVNGRFDEDIALIQELRCKFRISGDVKYLDAFK, from the coding sequence ATGCCTCAATTAATAGATTTTAGTAATTGCCCTGTAAATGTACTATCAAGTTATGGTGGGTCTGATCGAAAATTTGGAATTTTATATCATGGGCATCCTTATATGATTAAGTTTACTGAAAAGAGTCATAAATTAAATGAATTGACTACAAGCAACATAAATAATTGTATTTCTGAATATCTAGGTAGTTCTATAGCTGCAAGCATTAATGTTCCGACTCATGAAACTTTATTAGGATATTATGCCGGAGAATTAGTTGTAGCTTGTAAAGATTTTTGTGGGTTTGAGTATTTATGCCAGGAATTTTCGCAATTTATGCGAATGCAGTATGATTCAGCAGACATAGGTAAATTACCTAAGTTAGAACAAATATATGAAGTGTATAATAATAATCCTATTTTATCAAAATTAAAAGAGAGTGCAATTCAGAGATATTGGGATACTTTTATTGTTGATGCCCTTCTAGCTAATTTTGACAGATATATAGGTGATTGGGCTTTTTTAGTAAATAAAAAATCCGGTGAGGTTTCGCTTGCACCTACTTACGATTATGGCAGTGTTTTATACCCTGTAATTGGTGATGATGGTATAGTTAATGTTCTTAGCAATGATAAAGAGGTTTTAAAACAAATTTATGTGTTTCCCAATGCTGCTTTGTTGATTAATCACACTAAAGCTAACTATTGTGATATTCTAACTTCGGGATATGATACAAATTGCAGTAACGCTATAAAAAGAATTGTTCCGAGAATTGATATGGAAAGTATCAATTCAATAATTGATGAAACTCCAATAATTCCTAAGCTGAGAAAGAATTTTTATAAGATCATGTTAAATGCTAGGAAGAAACTTTTATTGGATAAATCATTACAAGCAGTAAATGCAAAGCAATTTAATTCTGAGTCTTTAGATAGATTAAAAGATGGAAAGCCTTATACGGAAGAGTTATTTGAACAAGATTATGTGAATGGTAGATTTGATGAGGATATCGCACTTATACAAGAGCTGAGATGTAAATTTCGTATATCCGGTGATGTGAAATATCTAGATGCGTTTAAATAA
- a CDS encoding Fic family protein gives MINDAVINWWRAQNIQTKDDLRNALENFSIVFATNSNSIEGNRLTYHETRDIFEGKDVSINEVSVREIFEAQNQKFAFESILENFEKKEPLSIRIISQFHRVLMSGCYDSTIWSRGERPGHFKKNDYTIGMQEVGAFPDEVENEIKDLLAEINSWDGDVLLAAAYFHARFENIHPFADGNGRTGRLLLNYYLLLQNYPPLIISTEDKNVYYLALEVYDRTEEISGLKLLLEEELNKTWQSKVNKSMKKRLNKLNSF, from the coding sequence ATGATTAATGATGCTGTAATTAATTGGTGGAGAGCTCAAAATATACAAACAAAAGATGATTTAAGAAATGCTCTGGAGAATTTTAGTATAGTTTTTGCTACAAATAGTAATAGTATTGAAGGAAATCGATTAACTTATCATGAAACCCGTGATATTTTTGAGGGTAAAGATGTATCTATTAATGAAGTTAGTGTAAGAGAAATTTTTGAAGCTCAAAATCAGAAATTTGCATTTGAGAGTATTTTAGAAAATTTTGAGAAAAAAGAGCCTTTGAGTATTAGAATTATATCTCAATTTCACCGAGTACTAATGTCTGGATGTTATGATTCCACTATATGGAGTAGGGGTGAGAGACCTGGTCATTTTAAGAAAAATGATTATACTATTGGGATGCAGGAAGTTGGTGCTTTTCCGGATGAAGTAGAAAATGAAATTAAAGATCTTTTAGCCGAAATAAATTCTTGGGATGGAGATGTATTACTTGCTGCAGCATATTTTCATGCAAGATTTGAAAATATACATCCATTTGCTGATGGGAATGGTAGAACAGGAAGATTATTATTAAATTATTACCTTCTTTTACAAAATTATCCACCATTAATAATAAGTACCGAAGATAAAAATGTTTACTATTTGGCATTAGAGGTATATGATCGTACGGAAGAAATAAGCGGTTTAAAGTTGCTTTTAGAAGAAGAATTAAATAAAACCTGGCAGTCAAAAGTAAATAAGTCAATGAAGAAAAGGCTTAATAAATTAAATTCTTTCTGA
- a CDS encoding DUF4869 domain-containing protein, with protein sequence MLKIGYGRPDDCIYAVDLEFEEQFEYSWLKNAINIKILNEIDNAIVTPIGIQDKDNEDILFSIFEISTGAKALMLCNMNKSIKIWGTIFGDNCNSILLELEQTHDITIYLQHLAKFPSDKFQAYSLLKQRLYKDYAEYEKEARWELVP encoded by the coding sequence ATGTTAAAGATAGGATATGGTAGACCTGACGATTGTATTTATGCAGTGGATTTAGAATTTGAGGAACAATTCGAATACTCTTGGTTAAAGAATGCAATTAATATAAAAATACTAAATGAGATAGACAATGCAATTGTCACACCTATTGGTATACAGGATAAAGACAATGAAGATATACTGTTTAGTATCTTTGAAATTAGTACCGGTGCCAAAGCATTGATGCTCTGTAATATGAATAAATCTATCAAAATTTGGGGAACTATTTTTGGAGATAATTGCAATAGTATTTTACTTGAGTTAGAACAAACGCATGATATTACTATATATTTGCAACATCTTGCTAAGTTTCCATCAGATAAATTTCAGGCTTATAGCTTGCTGAAGCAGCGTCTATATAAAGACTATGCAGAGTATGAAAAGGAAGCTAGATGGGAGTTAGTGCCATGA
- a CDS encoding ATPase, producing the protein MIYKNIKFRADPFSYNLEFDDRITLVGGDSGTGKTVLYEMLEDLRLTDEYNAIKLFNYKSDNFLKSIKQCRDNFILVDNADNLINDEVRRFINFEPSNQYMLFLRNCDDLNVSDKSFKVLKFDNNRITLETEL; encoded by the coding sequence ATGATTTATAAGAATATTAAATTTAGAGCAGATCCGTTTTCGTACAATCTGGAATTTGATGACAGAATAACTCTTGTTGGTGGAGATAGCGGTACCGGTAAAACTGTGCTTTATGAAATGTTAGAAGATTTACGATTAACTGATGAATACAATGCTATAAAATTGTTTAATTACAAATCGGATAATTTCTTGAAATCAATTAAACAGTGCAGAGATAATTTTATTTTGGTTGATAATGCCGATAATTTGATTAATGATGAGGTCAGACGTTTTATTAATTTTGAGCCATCGAACCAATATATGCTTTTTCTGCGAAATTGTGATGACCTCAATGTTTCTGATAAGAGCTTTAAGGTGTTGAAGTTTGACAATAATAGGATAACACTGGAAACGGAGTTGTGA
- a CDS encoding DUF4869 domain-containing protein has translation MIDIYTDKKDSKDWILQNDLYFNLNTGNEEMSQYEISLIQQVDEAKLTPDKHIETKYGLGIIRNLSSGCKTLLNIVKHPDKVVNVEECGQNVLNIIFTMDNIRIYMSRPTLFNIPDGVRIRFNDSDIVTGGRGYNTWWGKEYERREADDL, from the coding sequence ATGATAGATATATATACAGATAAAAAAGACTCAAAGGACTGGATACTTCAAAACGATTTGTATTTTAATTTGAATACAGGTAATGAAGAAATGTCTCAATATGAAATAAGTCTCATTCAGCAAGTAGATGAGGCGAAGCTGACACCAGATAAGCATATTGAAACAAAATATGGTTTAGGTATAATCCGTAATTTGTCATCCGGCTGCAAGACCTTACTTAATATTGTGAAGCATCCCGATAAGGTGGTGAATGTAGAGGAATGTGGTCAGAATGTGCTTAATATCATTTTTACTATGGATAATATAAGAATTTATATGTCCAGACCAACGCTTTTTAATATTCCGGATGGTGTGCGAATCAGATTCAACGATTCTGATATAGTGACCGGAGGAAGAGGATATAATACTTGGTGGGGCAAGGAGTATGAAAGGAGAGAAGCAGATGATTTATAA
- a CDS encoding DUF4869 domain-containing protein produces MLNIVFGRENLEEFELDARLIFRRNKKPEWFQDEFVRQFLKEIDGTTVLFEEALLDYKGRGISTEMISTGCKTLCCIYFLNGWFYGSLLGDNCVPFLLKIAEKKDVSIMLEHYMDIPDEDFISNDIRVNGSRVTVEEYEDDYCLWCATEEEDPDED; encoded by the coding sequence ATGTTAAATATTGTATTTGGCAGAGAGAATTTAGAAGAATTTGAATTAGATGCCAGATTGATTTTCAGACGTAATAAAAAGCCGGAGTGGTTTCAAGATGAATTTGTGAGGCAGTTTTTAAAAGAAATAGATGGGACCACTGTTTTATTTGAGGAAGCATTATTAGACTATAAAGGCAGAGGAATTAGCACAGAAATGATTTCAACTGGTTGCAAAACATTATGCTGTATTTATTTTCTGAATGGATGGTTTTATGGATCCTTATTAGGAGATAATTGCGTTCCATTTCTTTTAAAAATTGCAGAAAAGAAAGACGTTAGTATTATGCTTGAACATTATATGGATATACCGGATGAAGATTTTATAAGTAATGATATACGAGTAAATGGCTCTCGGGTTACTGTTGAGGAATATGAAGATGATTATTGTTTGTGGTGTGCAACTGAAGAGGAGGATCCTGATGAAGATTAG
- a CDS encoding Fic family protein has protein sequence MKNLNIFNSDDIQICSKLRNALNDEFTMQYKNGIYGYIQRRMTYSSNHIEGSTLTEDQTSLIFDTKTLDANGFVVRMKDVEEAQGHFLAFNHLIKTIDGALTEDIIKAFHYCLKAGVFEDRLNGYAIGEYKKRANIVGDTETVFPKDVPIIMKNLLEEYSKGKIDLRALAIFHAKFEKIHPFQDGNGRVGRLILFREALHNDICPFIISETARIEYVNAIKMAQSGDETQLLALFQREQDKFRDKLSYFFDNNLE, from the coding sequence ATGAAGAACTTAAATATATTTAATTCTGATGATATACAAATATGTTCCAAACTTAGAAATGCTTTGAATGATGAATTTACAATGCAATATAAGAATGGTATTTATGGTTATATTCAGAGAAGAATGACATACAGTTCAAATCACATAGAGGGAAGTACATTAACAGAAGATCAGACCAGCTTAATCTTTGATACAAAGACTTTAGATGCAAATGGTTTTGTTGTACGGATGAAGGATGTAGAAGAAGCACAAGGACATTTTTTGGCTTTTAATCATCTGATTAAAACTATAGATGGTGCATTGACGGAAGATATTATAAAAGCATTTCACTATTGTTTAAAGGCTGGTGTTTTTGAAGATCGTTTAAATGGGTATGCTATCGGTGAGTATAAAAAGAGAGCAAATATAGTTGGTGATACAGAAACAGTATTTCCCAAAGATGTACCAATTATAATGAAAAATCTTTTAGAAGAATATTCTAAAGGTAAAATTGATTTAAGAGCATTAGCTATTTTTCATGCAAAGTTTGAGAAAATTCACCCATTTCAGGATGGTAATGGGAGAGTGGGAAGATTAATCTTATTTCGTGAAGCATTACACAATGATATATGCCCCTTTATAATCAGTGAAACAGCAAGAATAGAGTATGTAAACGCAATTAAAATGGCACAAAGTGGAGATGAGACACAGCTTCTTGCTTTATTTCAGAGGGAACAGGATAAATTTAGAGATAAGTTATCTTATTTCTTTGATAATAACTTAGAATAA
- a CDS encoding ATP-binding protein — protein MNRTVTFVIGATASGKTTFINNHFSGNQSTVKLNIYDYQQAAYKELGNDKFIPFEQARLCLHRANKYLLLDIIKALQEDKNVVVEQTLYKAKRRISYIDIIRNEFKDIFIEIYVMCPSDSVWNTYINERKLDSSVQWLKSNAKEIEFPNVCEGFDKIYEVIDGNIRLRMDASKPEIIDAAHKELAEEAQQMEQKKEKDIQRLELFESMNFRPFWHYCEVCGTKIFCTAQEAFEAGWDYPPKIGTFGLLGPRTCGNCLLTDTLFFRVYQQENSIVIERNLTEKEAQTWQRIKNEPESLLEPEK, from the coding sequence ATGAACAGGACAGTTACTTTTGTTATAGGTGCTACAGCTTCAGGAAAAACAACTTTTATCAACAATCATTTTTCTGGAAATCAAAGCACTGTAAAATTAAATATATACGATTATCAGCAAGCAGCTTATAAAGAATTGGGGAATGATAAATTTATCCCATTTGAGCAAGCACGTCTATGCTTGCACAGAGCAAATAAATACCTTTTATTAGATATCATTAAAGCATTGCAAGAAGATAAAAATGTAGTAGTTGAACAAACTTTATACAAAGCAAAGCGTAGAATATCATATATAGATATTATTCGTAATGAATTTAAAGATATATTTATTGAGATATATGTGATGTGTCCGAGCGATTCTGTTTGGAATACATATATAAACGAACGAAAATTAGATTCTTCTGTCCAGTGGTTAAAATCCAATGCAAAAGAAATAGAATTTCCTAATGTCTGCGAAGGCTTTGATAAAATATATGAGGTTATAGATGGCAATATCAGATTGCGAATGGATGCTTCTAAGCCTGAAATTATTGACGCAGCCCACAAAGAACTTGCTGAAGAGGCACAACAAATGGAACAAAAGAAAGAAAAAGATATACAACGTTTAGAATTGTTTGAAAGTATGAATTTTCGCCCGTTCTGGCATTATTGTGAAGTTTGTGGTACAAAGATTTTTTGTACCGCACAAGAGGCTTTTGAAGCGGGATGGGACTACCCACCTAAGATTGGCACATTTGGTTTATTAGGTCCTCGTACTTGTGGAAATTGTCTGTTAACTGATACATTATTTTTTAGAGTATATCAACAGGAAAATTCCATTGTCATTGAAAGAAATTTGACAGAGAAAGAAGCACAAACTTGGCAACGAATAAAAAACGAACCGGAAAGTTTGCTTGAACCAGAAAAGTAA